CGGTTCGTTGGCCGCGATGTTCGACAACCGCCTCAACCTCGGCGTCGGCACCAGCCCGTGGCCCGAAGATTACGAGATCATGGGCGTCCCGTTCGCCAAGCGCGGCAAGCGGATGGACGAATGCATCGACATCGTCCGGGGCCTGACCTCCGGGGACTACTTCGAGTACCACGGCGAGTTCTACGACTTCCCGCGCTTCAAGATGACGCCTGCCCCGACCAAGCCCATCCCGATCCTGATCGGCGGGCATGCCGATGCCGCGCTGCGCCGCGCCGCGCGCAACGACGGCTGGATGCACGGTGGCGGCGATCCTGAGGAACTCGACCCGCTGCTGGCCAAGCTCGCCAAGTTCCGCGAGGAGGAGGAACGCATCGGCAAGGCCGACGAGTTCCAGATCCACGTCATCTCGATCGACGGGTTCACCCTCGACGGCGTGAAGCGCCTCGAGGACAAGGGCGTCACCGACGTCATCGTCGGTTTCCGG
This DNA window, taken from Mycolicibacterium neoaurum, encodes the following:
- a CDS encoding LLM class flavin-dependent oxidoreductase, producing the protein MRFTYAEAMTDPKYYIPLAKAADEAGYHGMTIADSVAYPEVSDSKYPYTEDGNREFLDGKSFIETFGLIGALSAVTTRLHFNVFVLKLPIRPPALVAKQAGSLAAMFDNRLNLGVGTSPWPEDYEIMGVPFAKRGKRMDECIDIVRGLTSGDYFEYHGEFYDFPRFKMTPAPTKPIPILIGGHADAALRRAARNDGWMHGGGDPEELDPLLAKLAKFREEEERIGKADEFQIHVISIDGFTLDGVKRLEDKGVTDVIVGFRIPYIMGQDTEPLDDKIRNLEWFAENVIAKA